The following proteins come from a genomic window of Halomarina ordinaria:
- a CDS encoding ArsR/SmtB family transcription factor — MSLLPLRESPTREPGEPRMVGLDGERADELFDVLSSATTREVLSRLYDQPATPADLRDATGTSLQNVHYHLGKLDDAGLIEAAGVGYSERGTEMTVYAPTSEAVVLFAGRDEDGSRLRSLLARLFGVVLALGVATLLLRQFLYGAILPDGTGGDATAPESEAGGGGGPGVATDSGGGATGSADAAQTTAEAAAALDPALAFFLGGLFALAVVGVLWYATR; from the coding sequence ATGAGCCTGTTGCCGCTCCGCGAGTCCCCGACGCGCGAACCGGGCGAGCCACGGATGGTCGGCCTGGACGGCGAGCGGGCGGACGAGCTGTTCGACGTGCTCTCCTCGGCGACGACGCGAGAGGTCCTCTCGCGGCTCTACGACCAGCCGGCGACGCCGGCCGACCTCCGCGACGCGACCGGCACCTCCCTCCAGAACGTCCACTACCACCTGGGGAAACTCGACGACGCCGGCCTCATCGAGGCGGCCGGCGTCGGCTACTCCGAGCGCGGCACCGAGATGACGGTCTACGCGCCGACCAGCGAGGCCGTCGTCCTCTTCGCCGGCCGGGACGAGGACGGGTCGCGTCTGCGCTCGCTGCTCGCACGCCTGTTCGGCGTCGTCCTCGCGCTCGGCGTCGCCACGCTCCTCCTGCGACAGTTCCTCTACGGCGCGATACTCCCCGACGGGACCGGCGGCGACGCGACGGCGCCCGAGTCCGAGGCCGGAGGTGGGGGCGGCCCCGGTGTCGCGACCGACAGCGGGGGCGGCGCCACCGGGTCGGCCGACGCCGCCCAGACCACGGCGGAGGCCGCGGCCGCCCTCGACCCGGCGCTCGCGTTCTTCCTCGGGGGACTGTTCGCCCTCGCCGTCGTCGGCGTCCTCTGGTACGCGACGCGCTGA
- a CDS encoding DUF1059 domain-containing protein: protein MTEARKLDCESAVADCRFIIQSEDEEEAIALAKRHMKDVHGQEYTDEELREEHLQVV from the coding sequence ATGACCGAAGCACGGAAACTCGACTGCGAGTCGGCAGTGGCCGACTGCCGGTTCATCATCCAGTCGGAGGACGAGGAGGAGGCGATAGCTCTGGCCAAGCGACACATGAAAGATGTCCACGGTCAGGAGTACACCGACGAGGAACTCCGCGAGGAACACCTGCAGGTAGTCTGA